GTTGGGCTCATTTCGAGCCTTCCGTGTAAACCTGTTGGAGGTTGACAACGAGGTTATGAATTTTCCAAAGAGCTTGAGTAGAAGAGGCGCGGGATCAAACTACGGGCGGCACACATGAGCCACATTGGGGATGGGGGGAGGGGGCTGTGGCCGGGTCGGTAAGGAGCACCGAATCGATGAGCACCATCAGGAGCAAATCGACGTTTTCGAGATCTTATACAGCCATGGATGGCACCACGGGACTTGAGGACACGGCGAGAGGTCTAACATCGAAGCATGGCCGCCGAAGATGGTGAGGAAGGATGGCATCCGACACGTGAAATTTCCACGCCAGTAGTTGATCTCTCTCCGAGTAATTCATCGTCTTTTGTGTGCAGGGGCGTGGATTGCAAGATATGCAAATTTGGACACGGATTTTGGGCCATGaaccaaaaggaaaaaaaaaacataagTTTACAACCACATCTACGTAAGCTGTTTTTCTTTCAATAAAAGACAAATTTTATTGCATTAAATATCGTACCACAAGGTAAGTCTTGCTGAAAACGAACCAACACGTCGATGATAGTTCCCCTTGGCCGTGGGCCTTGGCGGCTAGCTTTACTGTTGTTCTTGTACGCGTTCCTCAGCCTGTCGCTAGTCAAGTCTCCTTCTTGCACCGGTCTACTTGTACCCGAGCTTCACTCTGGGCAGGTAGTAGTGTGATCAGGGGCAGACCGCAGTAGGGGTAGGCTTACACTGTCTACTCCCTGATCCTTTTCCTGTCACGCTCAGTTAAGCCAGTGTGCCAAAACGGTGCAATCTCCATCGAGTTCCGGCGAAGGCTCCCGGCAGCTGGCCGCAGCCTTCCGGGCATCTTCCTCCTCCCGGCAGAATCACACATCCATTGAGGAGTCCACAGTACTACACGTACTGACGCTACATAACGCCAACGCAAACCACTTTTCCCCACCCTCTAGGCTCTCACGATGCATGAATCTTCCACGAAAAACGCACTCCATTTCATGCCATTTTACATTTCCATCAGCTTGACCGCTGACGATGACGCAGCTGGTTTCGTAACCAGCCGCGTCACTGGGCCAGTGTGTGAAGTTAGATAAACTATACTGACAAAATTAAGATCGAAATCTAACAAGTGGTCGCAGAGCATCATGGTCGATCTCCATGTATACAATTCCTAGGACCAGAGAACCGGTCCAAGCGTACGGATCACACACTCGCCAGATGGGCTGTTGTGTATTATTCTCTCTCGCGTTAGTCCTAACCTTTTCTCCGGTCATCAGTCAAACATCCAGACTGATCAAATTCCAAGCCGGGAACAGTGGCTCTTACTCAGTCCAGCACTATAAAACCCCCATCGCCACCacactcatcatcatcatcgaaaCAAAGCATCCAACCACACGCACGCACAGGCTCACGCGATTGATCGGCTAGGCGCACATCCGACGGAGGGCAGGTCATGGAGGACACGGCACTGGCGTCGGAACTCGACCGGCTACAGGCCATGGCGAGGGAGCTGAAGGCGAGCGTCGTGGACAAGAACACGCCGGCCGCCGCGCGGGAGCTCTGCGGCGAGCTGGCCGCGTCCGTCGACAGGGCTGTCCGCCTCGCCGGAAATGGCAATGCCAAGAACAGCGGCCATCCGAGGAACAGCAGCAAGAAGTCCACCGCGGCGGCGAAGGTGAGGAAGCAGGTGCGGGTGGCGTCGATGCAGGACACGGCACCGCTCGACGACGGGCTCAGCTGGCGGAAGTACGGCCAGAAGGACATCCTCGGCGCCCCGTACCCGCGGGCCTACTTCCGGTGCACGCACCGGCACACGCGGGGCTGCCAGGCCACCAAGCAGGTgcagcgcgccgccgccgacccGCTGCTCTTCGACGTCGTGTACCACGGCGACCACACCTGCGCCCAGGCCCCCGCGCTCTCGCTCCTAAGCGCAGAGCAGCAGCATGCCTTCGGCCAGCAGGAACAGGACTCGCCGGCTGCAGCGCCGGAAGGAATTCTTCAATGGCCATTAGAGCCCGTGACGCCACCCGGTGCCATCGACGGCTGGACCTCACCGGCAGGCTCCTGGTACCAGCATGCCGGTAGCTACGGCTACGCCGCGGGTGCCGGCCTTGGAACTGACATGGACTTCGAGGCTCAGCTCGACGAGTTCTTGAACCCGACCAAGTTTTTCCAACCAGAGATTCACAGCCTGTAGGCATCGCGGCTAGTATTGTACTTTACTCGCACTAGTGTTAGAATTAGATTCAGACTATTACTCGCGTCACCACTATGGACGTACTATCACTGTTACTCAGGATTGCAGCACCTACTCCTCCATAATAACTCCAATATATTATGGATCAACGATATGTGCAAAAGCCCTTTTCCCCCCTTTCTGTCCCGAAGGAGCATATAGCCAAAAATCACCATTTTAATACTTAAATTTACCATTTAGTACCGGTTTATATTTGCGGGATGAAAaaccaccacataaccggaagttCTTAGCAAAAAACGCTAAAAGTTGTTTGAGAGCGAATCAACACGGAACAAGACCCCACACCTAAACGATGACGTGGAATAGCGTAGACGGCGGTGAGAGATGGTCATTAACGGCCATTGTGGGTCCCATTTTCAGGTCATGCAGACATATCCTCTTCACTCGCCGCCAATTGCACGACCGCCGCCGGCGGTCGTTGCCATGCCCACGACATCGACTTTTCGAACCATTCCTGGTTAATGGTAAGTTCATTCGGCCCTCTCTCAACATctggggttagggtttggtttcgaTTCGGGAAATTTTGATTTAGCCTAGATTAATTTTGATTTCATTGCAATTTATGTTGGGTTAGGATATTAGAGATATGGATAATGCTCCAAATACTTACGACGACCCCACATTTCGCGGGTTAGTGGT
This Lolium perenne isolate Kyuss_39 chromosome 1, Kyuss_2.0, whole genome shotgun sequence DNA region includes the following protein-coding sequences:
- the LOC127327709 gene encoding transcription factor WRKY19 produces the protein MEDTALASELDRLQAMARELKASVVDKNTPAAARELCGELAASVDRAVRLAGNGNAKNSGHPRNSSKKSTAAAKVRKQVRVASMQDTAPLDDGLSWRKYGQKDILGAPYPRAYFRCTHRHTRGCQATKQVQRAAADPLLFDVVYHGDHTCAQAPALSLLSAEQQHAFGQQEQDSPAAAPEGILQWPLEPVTPPGAIDGWTSPAGSWYQHAGSYGYAAGAGLGTDMDFEAQLDEFLNPTKFFQPEIHSL